A DNA window from Deltaproteobacteria bacterium contains the following coding sequences:
- a CDS encoding acyltransferase yields the protein MRIGFIQTKPVFGNIRVNVEDAVEKIISTDADLLVLPELFSTGYQFKSKKELSSLAEDVPAGYTTKALIDTAKRRKLFVVFGIAEKSKGRFYNSSVLAGPKGLISVYRKAHLFWNEKKNFTPGNTPFDVHNIGIARIGMMICFDWIFPEVARILALKGADIICHPSNLVLPHCPQAMITRCLENRVFAITSNRIGTENRINRKSLRFIGKSQIISPYGEILYRASDNKEEMKIVEINPKIAQDKKITPKNDLFKDRRLRFCIV from the coding sequence ATGCGTATCGGCTTTATACAAACCAAACCTGTCTTTGGAAACATCCGTGTAAATGTGGAAGATGCGGTGGAAAAGATAATCTCTACAGATGCTGACCTCCTTGTTTTACCTGAACTGTTTTCAACAGGGTATCAGTTTAAATCAAAAAAAGAGTTGTCATCCCTTGCAGAGGATGTGCCTGCAGGCTATACCACAAAGGCATTAATTGATACAGCAAAAAGGAGGAAACTCTTTGTTGTCTTTGGCATTGCTGAAAAATCTAAAGGAAGGTTTTACAACTCTTCAGTTCTTGCAGGACCTAAAGGTCTTATATCTGTTTATAGAAAGGCACACCTTTTTTGGAATGAGAAAAAAAATTTCACCCCTGGCAATACCCCGTTTGATGTGCATAATATCGGTATAGCAAGGATAGGCATGATGATATGCTTTGACTGGATTTTCCCTGAGGTTGCCCGCATACTCGCATTAAAGGGGGCAGATATTATATGCCACCCATCAAATCTGGTTCTGCCTCACTGTCCGCAGGCAATGATAACAAGGTGTCTTGAAAACAGGGTCTTTGCCATAACATCAAACAGGATTGGCACAGAAAACCGCATTAACAGAAAATCATTAAGGTTTATCGGCAAGAGTCAAATCATAAGCCCTTATGGTGAGATCCTTTATAGGGCATCTGACAACAAAGAGGAAATGAAGATTGTTGAGATTAATCCAAAAATTGCACAGGATAAAAAGATAACCCCAAAAAATGACTTATTCAAAGACAGAAGATTAAGATTTTGCATCGTATAA
- the pgeF gene encoding peptidoglycan editing factor PgeF produces MTLCIMRSVHGIKFVTAPILETDKITHAFLTRIGGIDGRNEDRLENIEGNTAKTSKVFGFTSSKLITVNQVHGDDIVIIDGKQSTAKGVCADAITTNLKGVPIGVLTADCLPVILFDPINTAVGIVHAGWRGTLKRIVSKTVSVMNKRWGSSYNQMLAGLGPCVGECCYNVGKDVVERFRTEFSDSRDFIKSKENEWHLNFKRANYNQLVFLGLLKKNIWVSRYCTSCRKDLFFSYRRDNKETGRQLSFVMIREGI; encoded by the coding sequence ATGACGCTGTGTATAATGAGAAGTGTTCACGGCATAAAATTTGTTACAGCACCGATACTTGAAACTGATAAGATAACCCATGCCTTTTTAACAAGGATAGGTGGGATAGATGGAAGAAATGAAGACCGTCTGGAAAATATAGAGGGCAATACGGCAAAGACCTCAAAGGTGTTTGGCTTTACATCCTCTAAACTTATCACAGTCAATCAGGTTCATGGTGATGATATAGTTATTATTGATGGGAAGCAATCTACTGCAAAAGGTGTTTGTGCTGATGCAATAACAACAAATCTCAAGGGTGTGCCAATCGGGGTCTTAACAGCAGACTGCCTTCCTGTAATCCTATTTGACCCTATTAATACAGCAGTTGGTATTGTCCATGCAGGATGGAGAGGAACCTTAAAAAGAATTGTCAGCAAGACAGTCTCTGTAATGAATAAAAGATGGGGGTCATCGTATAATCAAATGCTAGCAGGGTTAGGTCCGTGTGTAGGGGAATGCTGTTATAATGTAGGCAAGGATGTTGTTGAAAGATTTAGGACTGAATTTTCTGATAGCAGGGATTTCATCAAATCAAAGGAAAATGAATGGCATTTGAATTTTAAAAGGGCAAATTATAATCAATTAGTTTTTTTAGGACTCCTTAAAAAGAATATATGGGTTTCAAGATATTGTACCTCGTGCAGAAAAGATTTATTTTTTTCATATAGACGGGATAACAAAGAAACAGGCAGGCAACTTAGTTTTGTGATGATAAGGGAGGGGATTTGA
- a CDS encoding PTS system mannose/fructose/sorbose family transporter subunit IID gives MDILGLNKFSLFKVLWNSFFIQSALSFEKMQGMGFALAITPALKKIYKDKDELVKAVKRHMEFFNTHPYMASVIIGSAIKIEEDIKEGMVPTETVSIFKKSLMGPYGAIGDMYYWGSIKPMAAVTGVMLAALSVGIWAGAAFLVIYNIPHIWMRFKGLFAGYSMGIDAAEYIKSLNMPDVSIKIRYWTVFLLGLFLALYGSKAWQIKLPVVDTNIINLMAIPVATVLFAWLIRRGVSVSVIVYSIFIINVIYWHIAPHIRN, from the coding sequence ATGGATATATTGGGATTAAACAAATTTAGTTTATTTAAGGTATTGTGGAACTCTTTTTTTATCCAATCTGCATTGAGTTTTGAAAAGATGCAGGGCATGGGCTTTGCACTAGCAATTACACCAGCGCTAAAAAAGATATACAAAGATAAAGATGAACTCGTAAAGGCAGTTAAAAGACATATGGAATTTTTTAATACCCATCCTTATATGGCATCCGTCATCATTGGCAGTGCAATAAAGATTGAAGAGGATATAAAAGAAGGCATGGTGCCTACTGAAACTGTTTCCATCTTTAAGAAAAGCCTGATGGGACCTTATGGCGCGATAGGGGATATGTATTACTGGGGCTCTATAAAACCAATGGCAGCAGTAACAGGGGTAATGCTTGCTGCACTCTCTGTTGGTATATGGGCAGGGGCTGCATTTCTTGTCATATATAATATCCCGCATATCTGGATGAGGTTTAAAGGTTTATTTGCAGGTTATTCCATGGGAATAGATGCAGCAGAATACATCAAATCGCTCAACATGCCTGATGTAAGTATAAAGATAAGATATTGGACTGTCTTTTTATTGGGTCTATTTCTTGCGTTATACGGTTCAAAGGCATGGCAGATTAAACTGCCTGTGGTTGATACGAATATTATCAATTTGATGGCAATACCTGTCGCAACTGTTCTTTTTGCATGGCTTATAAGAAGAGGGGTTTCGGTATCAGTTATTGTATATTCAATATTTATCATAAATGTAATTTACTGGCACATTGCTCCGCATATCAGGAACTAA
- a CDS encoding site-2 protease family protein produces MRGIKLLKIFGIQVSLDLTWFVVFSLVVWSLAAGYFPLHYPGKGGLIYLMMGIISSLLLFASVLFHEISHSIVSNKLGTPIKEITLFIFGGVAKLSKEPEEPMAEFKIAIAGPISSIFLVFVFYILKWILQIIITAPLITAILDYLVMINIILVVFNLIPGFPLDGGRVLRAILWQKTNDVQKATAITSSIGKGFAMLLIFFGIIQVFAGNFLGGMWSVFIGLFLQQAAESGYQQALIRNTLAGVNVRDAMTKDVVTIPDNYTISRVAEEFFFVHHFIGFPVISDGKLVGMLTLNDVRQIPKSEWDSIFARDVMDSAVGETVISPADSVMDAMTKMINLGRGRLPVVEDNRLVGIITRRDIMKLMEFRIDLGMKPA; encoded by the coding sequence ATGCGCGGCATAAAACTCTTGAAAATATTTGGCATACAGGTTTCTTTAGACCTTACATGGTTTGTTGTATTCAGCCTCGTTGTGTGGAGTCTGGCAGCGGGGTATTTCCCTTTGCACTATCCCGGCAAAGGTGGACTCATTTATCTTATGATGGGTATAATCTCATCACTCCTTCTTTTCGCCTCTGTCCTGTTTCACGAAATAAGCCACTCTATTGTTTCAAACAAACTGGGCACTCCGATAAAAGAGATTACACTGTTTATCTTCGGTGGTGTTGCCAAACTTTCAAAAGAGCCTGAAGAACCAATGGCAGAATTTAAAATCGCTATTGCAGGGCCCATTTCAAGCATATTTCTTGTCTTTGTATTTTATATCTTAAAATGGATTTTGCAGATAATAATCACCGCACCGCTTATAACAGCGATACTAGACTATCTGGTGATGATAAATATAATTCTGGTGGTGTTTAATCTGATACCGGGTTTCCCGCTGGACGGCGGCAGGGTATTAAGGGCAATCCTGTGGCAAAAGACAAATGATGTTCAAAAAGCAACAGCGATTACAAGCAGTATAGGTAAAGGCTTTGCTATGCTGCTTATATTCTTTGGCATTATACAGGTATTTGCCGGGAATTTTCTGGGCGGTATGTGGTCTGTATTTATAGGATTATTCTTACAGCAGGCAGCAGAAAGCGGCTATCAGCAGGCCCTTATCAGAAATACTCTGGCAGGGGTGAATGTGCGGGATGCAATGACAAAGGATGTAGTAACCATCCCTGATAACTATACAATCTCAAGGGTGGCGGAAGAATTCTTTTTTGTCCACCACTTTATTGGTTTCCCGGTCATATCAGATGGAAAACTTGTTGGCATGCTTACGCTCAATGATGTACGGCAGATTCCAAAGTCTGAGTGGGATTCTATATTTGCAAGAGATGTGATGGATTCTGCTGTAGGTGAAACGGTTATAAGTCCTGCTGACAGTGTGATGGATGCCATGACAAAGATGATAAATTTGGGCAGGGGAAGATTGCCTGTGGTTGAGGATAATAGACTTGTCGGAATAATCACAAGGCGGGATATTATGAAACTAATGGAGTTCAGGATAGATTTAGGGATGAAACCTGCATGA
- a CDS encoding HPr family phosphocarrier protein: MKNNKSNSSVKKTFTIQNRLGLHARAAAQFVQITNRFKSDILVSKGKQEINGKSIMGVMMLAAAEGSRITVTANGDDAENLIYAIEKLINDKFGED, from the coding sequence ATGAAAAACAACAAATCAAACTCATCTGTCAAAAAGACCTTTACCATACAAAACAGACTTGGTCTTCATGCACGGGCAGCAGCCCAGTTTGTTCAGATAACAAACAGATTCAAATCAGATATTTTAGTCAGCAAGGGTAAACAAGAGATAAACGGCAAAAGCATAATGGGTGTAATGATGCTTGCTGCTGCAGAGGGCTCGCGGATTACTGTAACAGCAAATGGCGATGATGCAGAGAATCTAATATATGCTATAGAAAAACTCATTAACGACAAATTCGGTGAAGATTGA
- a CDS encoding transcription elongation factor GreA: MHKLPIIKQLEDELKEVERELRLEIPKELRKAAAHGDLSENAEYSAAKERQSFLQARFTHLHLRINTLANLKLDSIPKDVVGFGSKVFLEDVNNGSSVVYELVTPEEVDPKNGKISVGSLIGKALFGKMEGDEVSINLPAGTKEYAVLKVLTIHEILG; encoded by the coding sequence ATGCACAAACTTCCTATAATAAAACAACTTGAAGATGAACTGAAAGAGGTGGAAAGGGAACTCAGGTTAGAGATTCCAAAAGAATTAAGAAAGGCGGCAGCCCATGGAGACCTGAGTGAAAATGCTGAGTACAGCGCTGCAAAGGAAAGGCAGTCATTTCTTCAGGCAAGGTTTACCCATCTCCATTTAAGGATAAACACACTTGCAAACCTGAAATTGGATTCCATTCCAAAGGATGTAGTAGGTTTTGGTTCAAAGGTGTTTCTTGAAGATGTAAATAACGGCAGTAGTGTTGTTTATGAACTTGTAACACCTGAAGAGGTTGACCCTAAAAACGGGAAGATTTCTGTGGGTTCACTAATCGGCAAGGCGCTGTTTGGGAAGATGGAAGGAGATGAGGTTAGCATAAACCTGCCAGCAGGCACAAAGGAATATGCTGTTCTAAAGGTTCTTACTATCCATGAAATATTGGGCTGA
- a CDS encoding PTS sugar transporter subunit IIC translates to MKDILLQAFIASIAGGVISLDRSAAFQIMISRPIVAGPLIGIVCGSLTIGIVIGAILELLWIGDLPVGGHIPSHETAAVVIAVAIAASMKGVLPEKGLIGLCILMVIPFAVVCQKADELVRKFNKYYYFKTIESIESGSVSGVWRFNIMAILTLLVINILIFFIFIVSGIFGIIHIHPLITDRFISALAGITVILPIIGIASALNTTHGIKGGAVIFFMAFIISFYLIT, encoded by the coding sequence ATGAAAGATATATTGTTGCAGGCATTTATTGCATCTATCGCAGGCGGTGTTATCTCGCTGGATAGGAGTGCTGCATTTCAAATAATGATCTCAAGGCCAATTGTAGCAGGCCCTTTAATCGGCATTGTCTGCGGTTCTCTTACTATTGGCATTGTTATAGGTGCAATCCTTGAACTATTATGGATAGGGGATTTACCGGTAGGCGGACATATTCCATCACATGAAACCGCAGCAGTTGTTATAGCAGTTGCAATTGCAGCAAGCATGAAAGGAGTTTTGCCTGAAAAAGGACTTATTGGGTTATGTATTTTAATGGTTATCCCTTTTGCAGTAGTCTGCCAGAAGGCAGATGAATTGGTGCGTAAATTTAATAAATACTACTATTTTAAGACTATAGAGTCCATTGAAAGCGGTTCTGTGTCAGGTGTCTGGAGATTTAATATAATGGCAATCTTAACCCTTCTTGTTATAAATATACTAATATTCTTTATATTTATAGTTTCTGGGATATTTGGCATCATCCATATACATCCTCTAATTACAGACAGATTTATATCTGCATTGGCAGGTATCACGGTCATTCTCCCGATAATTGGCATTGCGTCCGCACTTAATACAACACATGGAATAAAGGGAGGGGCGGTTATATTTTTCATGGCCTTTATTATTTCTTTTTATCTTATCACATGA
- a CDS encoding branched-chain amino acid ABC transporter permease: MKNYILLSFWFGILTLPFMGVKGAVSVFIAIGAGWGIFFCITRFNLANCLKDLILPAIKPFKKRLTKRSIYFANSGLILILIALPGFINNYYIDVLTLAGMYAVLALGLNIVIGLAGLLDLGYVSFYAIGAYAYALLSTKAGISFWMAVPIGGLLAAMFGLLLGMVTFRLRGDYLAIVTLGFIQIIHIVLNNWDSLTGGPNGILGIARPGIGSFIFNQPVHFYYLIIVILIVTVIAMHRLNNSRTGRAWMAIREDEIAAESMGIDTTRMKCLAFSLGAFWAGIAGVFFAGKFAFVSPESFTFMESILVLSIVVIGGMGSIPGVIIGALTIIILPEVLRGFSNYRMLIFGAMLILMMLVRPQGLIGSQRRKVELHPDDEKIYMQEMESLYDAKS; encoded by the coding sequence ATGAAAAATTACATCCTGCTCTCTTTTTGGTTTGGCATCCTTACCCTTCCATTTATGGGGGTCAAGGGTGCTGTATCTGTCTTTATAGCAATAGGTGCAGGGTGGGGCATATTCTTTTGTATTACAAGATTTAATCTTGCAAACTGTTTAAAAGACCTAATATTACCTGCTATTAAACCTTTTAAAAAGAGGCTTACAAAACGAAGCATCTATTTTGCAAATTCAGGTTTAATACTAATACTTATAGCACTCCCCGGTTTTATCAATAATTATTATATAGATGTTCTTACACTGGCAGGGATGTATGCTGTGCTGGCACTTGGCTTGAATATAGTTATAGGTCTTGCCGGGCTTCTTGACCTTGGGTATGTATCCTTCTATGCAATAGGTGCGTATGCCTATGCCCTGCTGTCAACAAAGGCAGGGATCTCATTCTGGATGGCAGTACCAATAGGCGGTTTGCTTGCAGCCATGTTTGGTCTTTTACTGGGGATGGTTACATTCAGACTCAGAGGGGATTATCTGGCAATCGTCACACTTGGCTTTATTCAGATAATTCATATCGTCCTTAACAACTGGGACAGTCTTACAGGCGGACCAAATGGAATTCTGGGTATTGCACGACCCGGTATAGGTTCATTTATATTTAATCAGCCTGTCCATTTTTACTATCTAATCATTGTCATATTGATAGTTACAGTAATTGCAATGCATAGACTCAATAATTCACGCACAGGCAGGGCGTGGATGGCAATAAGAGAAGATGAGATTGCAGCAGAGTCAATGGGGATTGATACAACCCGTATGAAATGTCTTGCCTTTAGTCTCGGTGCGTTTTGGGCAGGGATTGCTGGTGTGTTCTTTGCAGGTAAGTTTGCATTTGTGTCGCCTGAGAGTTTTACATTCATGGAATCTATCCTTGTTCTGTCAATAGTGGTTATCGGGGGCATGGGTAGTATACCGGGTGTCATAATAGGCGCCCTGACCATTATAATACTTCCAGAGGTATTAAGGGGGTTTTCAAATTACAGGATGCTAATCTTTGGTGCAATGCTTATTTTAATGATGCTCGTAAGACCGCAGGGTTTGATAGGGAGTCAGAGAAGAAAGGTGGAACTGCATCCTGATGACGAAAAGATTTATATGCAGGAGATGGAATCATTATACGATGCAAAATCTTAA
- a CDS encoding biotin--[acetyl-CoA-carboxylase] ligase, with product MPFNEHEITGRLKTSFIGRPLYFHSKIDSTNNAAYSLALKGANEGTVVVADSQEKGKGRLGRRWESPEGVNIYTSIILRPDILPTLAPQITLLAGVSVAETISQYLKKKPSLKWPNDVLLNSKKTAGVLTEMNSDAGRINFIIMGIGINLNMTADMFPYELRHIATSLKEETGKEISREEFLQTLYLAIERWYKIYLKSGFKPICEGWKNYSNMGGKLVRIKDKDREIEGVALTIDDNGYLIIRDESGNIIKIISGDVSV from the coding sequence ATGCCCTTTAATGAACACGAGATAACAGGCAGACTCAAGACATCCTTTATAGGCAGACCGCTTTATTTCCATTCAAAAATAGATTCAACAAATAATGCTGCATACTCACTTGCCCTGAAAGGCGCTAACGAAGGGACTGTCGTTGTTGCAGACTCGCAGGAAAAGGGGAAAGGCAGGCTCGGCAGGAGATGGGAGTCGCCTGAAGGTGTAAATATCTATACATCTATAATACTCCGTCCTGATATACTACCAACATTAGCCCCACAGATAACACTCTTGGCAGGTGTGTCCGTTGCAGAAACTATCTCACAATATTTAAAGAAAAAACCATCTCTCAAGTGGCCAAACGATGTGCTTTTAAATTCAAAAAAAACTGCAGGGGTTTTAACAGAGATGAACTCAGATGCAGGCAGGATAAATTTTATTATTATGGGAATAGGCATAAATCTGAATATGACAGCGGATATGTTCCCTTATGAATTAAGACATATTGCAACATCTTTAAAAGAGGAGACAGGCAAGGAAATCTCAAGGGAAGAGTTTTTACAGACACTCTATTTGGCAATTGAAAGATGGTATAAGATATACCTAAAAAGCGGTTTTAAGCCTATTTGTGAAGGATGGAAAAACTATTCTAATATGGGAGGCAAGTTGGTAAGGATTAAAGATAAGGATAGAGAGATAGAAGGTGTTGCCCTTACAATTGACGATAATGGATACCTCATCATAAGGGACGAGTCAGGGAATATCATAAAGATTATTTCAGGGGATGTATCTGTATGA
- a CDS encoding dephospho-CoA kinase, translated as MIIGLTGGIASGKTIVAEFLKGLGVHVIDADEISREITKIGTPAYKDIVNEFGTDILKTDRTINRKRLGEIVFANDALLKKLNKTTHPRIIEEEKKRIRDIQLKIPDAVIVVNAALLIETGHYKEMDKIIVVYVDEETQIERLMARDGITEAAARMRLSRQMPLKEKVKFADFVIDNSFSIEKTKDEAAVVFKKMTL; from the coding sequence TTGATAATCGGTCTTACAGGCGGCATAGCATCAGGGAAGACCATTGTTGCAGAATTTCTCAAAGGACTTGGTGTGCATGTGATAGATGCTGATGAAATATCCCGTGAGATAACAAAGATAGGAACCCCTGCTTACAAGGATATAGTAAATGAATTTGGCACAGATATACTCAAGACCGACAGGACAATAAACCGAAAGAGGCTCGGAGAGATTGTATTTGCAAATGATGCGCTGCTTAAAAAATTAAATAAAACAACACATCCACGAATAATAGAAGAGGAAAAAAAGCGGATAAGGGATATACAGTTAAAAATCCCTGATGCAGTGATTGTTGTAAATGCTGCCCTGCTTATTGAAACAGGACACTACAAAGAGATGGACAAGATAATAGTCGTGTATGTTGATGAAGAAACACAGATAGAAAGGCTAATGGCTCGGGATGGTATTACAGAGGCTGCGGCAAGGATGCGGCTATCCCGTCAGATGCCTTTAAAAGAAAAGGTTAAATTTGCCGACTTTGTGATAGATAATAGTTTTAGTATTGAAAAGACAAAAGATGAAGCAGCAGTGGTGTTTAAAAAAATGACTCTATGA
- the ptsP gene encoding phosphoenolpyruvate--protein phosphotransferase has product MTDTDKKHTAAEIVKRGIGVSPGIAIGRVYKLDSASLDAPAFCYMDKSYTSLEIKRFKNALKESKRQLLNIKKRIIKNGMGTEHISIIDAHIMMLEDKTLIHDTVKLIKADMINAEWALKSVLKDLRNFFSRIDDAYLRERWSDIEHIGDRIIRNLMGKKHKGIGDIKGEVIVVSHDIAPTDTMQMVKGNVLAFLTDVGGKTSHTAIVARSLEIPAVVGIENISQIVNDGDIIIVDGTDGTISINYSEKTLKIYKERMIEYANYQKLYHIYKDLPAETTDGHKVKLMGNIEMLEELPPLIEHGAEGIGLYRTEFLYLNKRHLPSEDEHLKAYQDVVLRIAPKPVTLRTLDIGGDKFLSQMDLAEEINPAMGLRAIRFCLKKPDIFKTQLRAMLRASAFGRVRIMFPMISGLDELMTAKSLLEESKEELRKEGRHFDENIKIGVMIEVPSSAVIADVFAKEVDFFSIGTNDLLQYTLAIDRGNEHVAYLYKPLHPAVLRIIKGVVDAAHDAGIEVGVCGEMAGEPEYAMVLVGLSVDNLSMNAFSILKVKKMIRQVSYSEIRKIAKEVLKFRSVSDTDNFIKSKMEGYR; this is encoded by the coding sequence ATGACAGATACTGACAAAAAACATACTGCAGCCGAGATTGTAAAAAGGGGTATCGGGGTGTCGCCGGGGATTGCAATTGGCAGGGTCTATAAACTAGACAGCGCCAGTCTTGATGCACCTGCATTCTGCTATATGGATAAGTCTTATACGTCCCTTGAGATAAAAAGGTTTAAAAATGCCTTAAAAGAGTCAAAAAGACAGTTATTGAATATCAAGAAACGGATTATTAAAAATGGCATGGGAACTGAACACATTTCAATAATAGATGCACATATCATGATGCTGGAGGACAAGACGCTCATCCATGACACAGTTAAACTCATAAAGGCTGATATGATAAATGCGGAGTGGGCATTAAAGTCAGTGCTTAAGGACTTACGTAATTTTTTTAGCAGGATAGACGATGCGTATCTGCGGGAACGGTGGTCTGACATTGAGCATATCGGTGACAGGATAATCAGAAACCTTATGGGCAAAAAACATAAAGGTATAGGAGATATAAAAGGAGAGGTTATTGTTGTAAGCCATGATATAGCGCCAACAGACACAATGCAGATGGTTAAGGGAAATGTCCTTGCATTTCTGACAGATGTGGGCGGCAAGACATCCCATACTGCAATAGTTGCAAGGTCGCTTGAAATACCTGCTGTTGTGGGTATTGAAAATATCAGCCAGATAGTAAACGACGGTGATATTATTATAGTAGATGGAACTGACGGCACAATCTCAATAAACTACTCTGAAAAAACATTAAAAATTTATAAAGAGAGAATGATAGAGTATGCAAATTATCAAAAACTATATCACATTTATAAAGACCTTCCTGCTGAAACCACTGATGGACACAAGGTTAAACTAATGGGGAATATAGAGATGCTTGAGGAACTCCCTCCACTTATTGAGCATGGCGCAGAAGGTATAGGGCTTTACAGGACAGAATTTCTATATCTGAACAAAAGGCATCTGCCGTCTGAAGATGAGCATTTAAAGGCATACCAAGATGTGGTTTTGAGGATCGCCCCAAAACCTGTAACCCTGCGGACATTGGATATAGGTGGAGATAAATTCCTTTCACAGATGGACCTTGCAGAGGAGATAAATCCAGCGATGGGACTAAGGGCAATCAGGTTTTGTCTTAAAAAACCAGACATTTTCAAAACACAACTGCGGGCAATGTTAAGGGCAAGTGCATTCGGCAGGGTAAGGATAATGTTCCCTATGATTTCAGGTCTTGATGAACTTATGACAGCAAAGTCACTCCTTGAAGAATCAAAGGAGGAACTTAGGAAAGAAGGCAGGCATTTTGATGAAAATATAAAAATAGGGGTGATGATTGAGGTCCCTTCAAGTGCGGTTATTGCTGATGTCTTTGCAAAAGAGGTAGATTTCTTTTCCATCGGGACAAATGACCTCCTCCAGTATACATTGGCAATAGACAGGGGCAATGAGCATGTGGCATATCTGTATAAACCTTTACATCCTGCAGTCCTGCGGATTATAAAGGGTGTTGTGGATGCAGCCCATGATGCCGGTATTGAGGTGGGTGTCTGCGGTGAAATGGCGGGTGAACCAGAATATGCTATGGTACTTGTGGGACTCAGTGTGGATAATTTAAGCATGAATGCCTTTTCCATTTTAAAGGTTAAAAAGATGATAAGACAGGTTAGTTATTCGGAGATAAGGAAAATTGCTAAAGAGGTTCTTAAGTTCAGAAGTGTATCTGATACAGATAACTTTATAAAAAGTAAGATGGAAGGATATAGATAG